The Borrelia sp. HM sequence ATCGCGTCACAAATTTTTTAAAAAATCATGACAAAGGTATACTATTTCCTATTTAAGTAGTATATAAAAACACCTACTTTTTTTCAATACTGAACTAAAAATCTTTCTAACAGAATGCCTTTCAAAACAATAATCTAATTCTAAATTAGATCCTTAAAAACTTATATATGTATTATATCTATAATAAACCAATATTCTAATACGAATCCATAACTCTTTAATAATATTTACATATAAACTTAAACCAGCACTCAATCATCATCCTTATTAAGTTTATAAAGCTTACCTGTCTCACCTTGCCTTTCAAGCTTATCATCTTCTTTCATTTCAATATATGCTTTAATTCCCTGTTTAACATTATCAGATGCTGCAACAACACTAGCCTTAAAAAGTTTTTTTGGAGAATAACTCCCAATAGCTTGCTTTATATAATGAGCATTTGTTCCATAATCAATTCTAATTTTATTATCCACTATAACAATATGTAAAGCACCAGTTTTTTTAAGGATATCCTCAGATACAAGTTCAGAACTAAAAACCACAAAGTTTAAATATGTTGATATGATACTATATTCTTGAATATTATCAAGACCACCAAGACCCTTAGAGACAAGATGTGCAATCCCTATTCCTTCGACTTGTCCTTCACTACCCTCAAAAAATGGATCACCAACACCAAAAATTTGAAAATCAAAATAATTATAAACCCATTTAAAAGTTAAATAATACAAAACAAAAAATGCAAATCCTAATGGCAATAAATATAAACAATTTGTCTTGGCATGTCCTTGTAATATCCCAAACATGAAAAAATCAAAAAATCCAGCAGAAAAAGTAACTCCAACTGCAATATCAAATATGTTAGCAATTAACAATGCAAATCCTGTATAAATAGCATGAATAAAATAAAGTAAAGGTGCTGTAAAAATAAATAAGAACTCTAAAGGTTCTGTAATTCCAGTTAAACAAGCTGCAAGAGCACCTGAAAACAACAAAGGTGAAATTTTACTCTTGTCATCATGAATTATTCCTTTATAAACTCCAAATGCTGCACCAGGAAGCCCAAACATGATAGATAGATAAAATCCACTATTAAATCTAGAAATACCTGAATGAAACTTGGTAAGATTTGGGTCTGCTAATTGAGCATAAAATATATTTTGAATACCACCAAAAACTTGACCATTAATAACTTCAGTTCCTCCTAATGGAGTAAAATTAAAAGGAAATGTAAGAATAGAATGAAGACCTAAAGGAATCAAAATTCTATTTAAAAATCCATAAAGAAAACTATCAAAATAATTAAACTTAGAAATGAACAAGCCAAAAGAAGTAATTAATGCATTAAGATGTGGCCAAACTAAAACAAATACTATTCCTAACAAAATACAAAAAGGAAAAATTACTATTAGAACAAACCGAAAACCAGAAAAAAAACTAAAAGGTTCTGGTAATTCAATGCAATAAAATTTATTGTGTAAATATCCAACTAAAAGTCCAACTGCTAAAGAACCAAAAATACCTGTATTTAAAGTTTGAATTCCTAAAATATTTATTTGCCCAACAGAAGACATTAAATTAGGCTCAGCAAGTCTTGAAAACACATCTAGAAAATAATTCTCAGTAATATTGAAAATCAAATATCCAATAATACCTGAGAGTGCGGCAAGACCTTTTTGCATTCTTGAAATCCCAATAGTAATTCCTACAACAAAAAGTAATGGAATATTTAAAATAATAATATTACTTGTGGCTTTTATAAGGCCTAAAATAACTTTAAATACGATATTATCAATATAAAATAAATTAGAAGGATCTGACATTGCAGAGACAATTCCAAGCATTAAACAAAAGATTGTCAAAACAGAAATTGGCAATCTTACCGCATTAGAAAACTTCTGCAAATTTGCAAATCTAAGAATCTCGAAAAAATTCATCTCACTGAGCCTCTCCATTCAAAAACTTAGAACAGTAATATTATATCTTCTTTTTTAAAAAAAAGTTAGGTTTTAATATAATTTTCATACAAAATTTAAGAAAAAAACAGTATTACCACATATTATCATTAAATTTTGCTCGCTAAATACAAACATTTTTCACCTCTTGATTTATGTCTATTTTTGCATTAAGATACCTAAGGTGTGAGAATGGGTATGTACACTCAAAAATAAAAAAAAGAATATAGGATAGGCGTATGTATACAAAAAATCAAGAACATCAATCATACAATTATTTAATACCTACAAATGAATTATTTAGTTCAATATCTCATTTATTTGGTATTATTTTATCAATAATAGGAACAACTATTCTTATTACCATGTCAGCTATTGCAAAAAAATATTTTCATGTAGTGTTATTCCTTATATACGGCTCATCAATGATATTATTATATACAATGAGTACTCTTTATCATATTTTTCCAAAAAAAAGTAAACTAAAGAAACTCTTTAGAAAATTTGATCACATCTCAATATTTATATTAATAGCAGGAACATACACACCACCTTCTCTCATTCTTCTTCCAAATTTTTATGGAAAAATTATCCTTTTAACTGTTTGGGGACTTGCTATTTTAGGAATTATTTTTAAATCATTATATGTAAACAGTCCGGGATGGATTAATGGATGTATATTCATATTGATGGGATGGATCATTATATTTGGTATTAAATTTGTTTACAATGCTATTCCTATAGAAGGATTTTTATGGCTAACCTCTGGAGGCATTATTTACACACTAGGAGGAATAGTGTACTCAATCAGCAAAAAATTTAGCCCAATAACAAGCATGAGAATGCATGATGTCTTTCATATTTTAATCTTACTTGCATCTTTTTCTCACTTTTGGTTCATGCTAAAGTATATATTGCCGCTTGATTAAATATCAAAATATTTTTACGTTTATATACTAATAATAATTCCAAAATATAACTCTTAAGTCGTTTACAAAACCTAATATGAAAAGACTTAATATACATACAATACCAATAAAATAAAAGTAATAAATAAATTTTGCACTAAACCGTTTTCCTCTCAAGAGCTCAATTAAACTAATAAAAATCTGACCTCCATCAAGCATTGGAATTACAAAAAAAAATAAATTCATACCAGCAATAATTAAATTTAAAATTGCAATAGTCTTAAACCAATGTAAAAATCCAATAGAAGAAGAACCAACAAGAATATTTATCATTCCAACAGGACCTACAACATTTTTAGAATTATTTTTAAAATTAGTAAATAATTCAATAATAGAATAAAATATATGACCTAAAATATTTAAGATTTTACTCAAAGAATTTTGAAAAGCAATTATTAAATTATCTGTCTTAATCACACGTTCTATACCAGACAATTGAGAAATTCCTGTAATTTTATTAGTATCTTGAAACACCAATTTTGA is a genomic window containing:
- a CDS encoding PTS transporter subunit EIIC, with product MERLSEMNFFEILRFANLQKFSNAVRLPISVLTIFCLMLGIVSAMSDPSNLFYIDNIVFKVILGLIKATSNIIILNIPLLFVVGITIGISRMQKGLAALSGIIGYLIFNITENYFLDVFSRLAEPNLMSSVGQINILGIQTLNTGIFGSLAVGLLVGYLHNKFYCIELPEPFSFFSGFRFVLIVIFPFCILLGIVFVLVWPHLNALITSFGLFISKFNYFDSFLYGFLNRILIPLGLHSILTFPFNFTPLGGTEVINGQVFGGIQNIFYAQLADPNLTKFHSGISRFNSGFYLSIMFGLPGAAFGVYKGIIHDDKSKISPLLFSGALAACLTGITEPLEFLFIFTAPLLYFIHAIYTGFALLIANIFDIAVGVTFSAGFFDFFMFGILQGHAKTNCLYLLPLGFAFFVLYYLTFKWVYNYFDFQIFGVGDPFFEGSEGQVEGIGIAHLVSKGLGGLDNIQEYSIISTYLNFVVFSSELVSEDILKKTGALHIVIVDNKIRIDYGTNAHYIKQAIGSYSPKKLFKASVVAASDNVKQGIKAYIEMKEDDKLERQGETGKLYKLNKDDD
- a CDS encoding hemolysin III family protein; this encodes MYTKNQEHQSYNYLIPTNELFSSISHLFGIILSIIGTTILITMSAIAKKYFHVVLFLIYGSSMILLYTMSTLYHIFPKKSKLKKLFRKFDHISIFILIAGTYTPPSLILLPNFYGKIILLTVWGLAILGIIFKSLYVNSPGWINGCIFILMGWIIIFGIKFVYNAIPIEGFLWLTSGGIIYTLGGIVYSISKKFSPITSMRMHDVFHILILLASFSHFWFMLKYILPLD